Part of the Pyricularia oryzae 70-15 chromosome 3, whole genome shotgun sequence genome, GAAAGGAGATCGATTTCTTCGGCCCTCCAGAATCGAGTCTTGAAAGCAAACTTGTATGCAACATAAATTACCGCAAACAGCGGGATCAGAATGTATGCGTCCACGAACGTGGGTGCATCGAATGGTGCCAGTGTCGACCACCCTTGCACCAACGCCAAGAAGACGTTGGCCCCCAAACCAAAGTATGCATTCCAAGGATACAGCATTGATCGAAACGGCAGTGACTGTGGATCAAAGCCTTGAGCCTGCCAGGCGGTGCGGAACCGGATATGGGTGAAAGATATGGAGCCCCAGACCAGGAAGGTCGAGACGCCACTCAGATTGACAATGTAGGAATATGCCGTTGCAGCTCCTGTCGAAATGTTCATCATAGACAAGGAGCCACACGCATTGGCAAACAAGATGGCAGGGATCGGCACCCCGCGCCTGTCTGTCCAACCCAGAAACTTGGGGGCCATTTGGCTCTGGGCCATAAACAGGATGGTCCGGCTGGCAATGTAGATGCTCGAGTTGATGGCACTCAGGCATGTGACAAAGATGAAAGCATTGATGAGGTGCACACCGCTCTGCCATCCAGCATTTTGTATCGCCACCGTCATTGGGCTACGCAGGGCTCGGTTTTCGCCGCTGACGAGTCCGTCGGCATCCCAAGGACATGTCAGGCCAAAGAATATGGCGCTGCCCATGTATACAAAGACGATTCGCCAAAAGACTTGTCGAATCGCCAGAGGGATCGCAGTGCGCGGGTTCTTGGTCTCCGTCGCGGCGACTGCGACCGACTCCACTCCGGCATAGAATGTGCTGCAAAAGACAAAGACGGTTGCGACGCCCTTGAACCCATTCGCAAAGGCACCCGGGTCATGCCAGTAGCGAGATCCCAGAGCGGGCGCACCTGGAATGCCGCCTCCCACATACACCAGCGAAAAGATAAAGTATGCCACCAGACCGATAAGCTTGAGAAGCGCAAGCCAGAACTCGGCTTCACCGAAGGATTCAACTCCGAGCAGCTGGAAAGCAGTGAAAGCAGACTGTTCAGGTCATGTTTCTGTCAGTGGCCGCTGCGCACACGCTTTTCGGGACTTGAAATGCCGGACACAACATACCCAAAATATGAGAAAATATCCCCAGATCGGAACTTGAGAACCCCACAGATTGAATATACTGCATATGACATTATACTCGTTGGATAAAACAGCCCACCAGATGATATAATAATTCCATCCCACAGCCACGCCGAAAGCTTTGTCCACAAACCGCGACGACAAGCTTGTGAATGCGCCTCCGGTGGGATAGAGTGTCGTCAACTCCCCCAGTGACTGCATAATGCTGAAAGCCACTATTCCGATTACTCCAAACCCAATGATGAGCGCCGCGGGGCCTCCGCTTGCAAGCGCCCCTCCGGAGCCGATGAGCAAGCCCGGACCGATGATACCGGCCAGCGCCATCATACTCAGATGTCGCGTCTTGAGTCCGCGCTTGACGCCGCTATCTGGATCGATGTCGGAAAAGTCGCGGTAACCGCCATCTGAAAGGGGCTCTGCGGTGGTGACATCCTCTGCATCGGTGGTCTTGCGATACTCGCCATTACCTCCAGGTCGCCTTGGCTCCAACAGCC contains:
- a CDS encoding general amino acid permease AGP3, translated to MSVRPRPEGLLEPRRPGGNGEYRKTTDAEDVTTAEPLSDGGYRDFSDIDPDSGVKRGLKTRHLSMMALAGIIGPGLLIGSGGALASGGPAALIIGFGVIGIVAFSIMQSLGELTTLYPTGGAFTSLSSRFVDKAFGVAVGWNYYIIWWAVLSNEYNVICSIFNLWGSQVPIWGYFLIFWSAFTAFQLLGVESFGEAEFWLALLKLIGLVAYFIFSLVYVGGGIPGAPALGSRYWHDPGAFANGFKGVATVFVFCSTFYAGVESVAVAATETKNPRTAIPLAIRQVFWRIVFVYMGSAIFFGLTCPWDADGLVSGENRALRSPMTVAIQNAGWQSGVHLINAFIFVTCLSAINSSIYIASRTILFMAQSQMAPKFLGWTDRRGVPIPAILFANACGSLSMMNISTGAATAYSYIVNLSGVSTFLVWGSISFTHIRFRTAWQAQGFDPQSLPFRSMLYPWNAYFGLGANVFLALVQGWSTLAPFDAPTFVDAYILIPLFAVIYVAYKFAFKTRFWRAEEIDLLSGRRRDLEEDREIQNRTPSGAPLSAWQRLWKNF